One genomic region from Candidatus Zixiibacteriota bacterium encodes:
- a CDS encoding FlgD immunoglobulin-like domain containing protein, translated as MRRSLLVGFLALFLLTASSVLAIGNLDMTVNIPQLWDDNGVMKIPQGQPFYIEIIWNYTAAATDSMLGGSFTLEFTSPDITTVTKVDAPAGTDRAVLPAPYNNVALKNGFHNTTYWGLFGSPTDWPFAFKTDNFDGTLPDYFGHAFASSVGFPPTLGATAFYEIHYQIDAPGTFCIDSAITGDPSFDWAFGDDQGADIPYHFESDGPICFEVKDPALDVRQHNSELLPIEYALEQNHPNPFNPSTVIEFALPKASMTNLSIFNILGQRIATLVDKELPAGFYQVTWDGTSDNGSVVATGIYFYRIEAEKFQSTKKLMLLK; from the coding sequence ATGAGAAGAAGTTTGTTGGTAGGGTTTTTAGCCCTATTCCTTCTTACCGCCTCGTCTGTCCTCGCCATCGGAAACCTTGATATGACGGTCAATATTCCGCAGCTCTGGGACGACAACGGAGTTATGAAGATCCCCCAGGGTCAGCCGTTTTACATTGAGATTATCTGGAATTATACGGCTGCGGCCACCGATTCCATGCTGGGCGGAAGTTTCACGCTGGAATTTACTTCCCCTGATATCACCACAGTTACGAAAGTTGATGCTCCGGCCGGCACTGACCGGGCGGTGCTTCCCGCGCCATATAACAACGTCGCCCTTAAGAACGGCTTCCACAATACCACCTATTGGGGTCTGTTTGGAAGCCCGACTGATTGGCCCTTTGCTTTCAAGACGGACAACTTTGATGGCACCCTGCCCGATTATTTTGGACATGCCTTTGCTTCCAGCGTTGGATTCCCGCCCACCCTTGGCGCTACCGCTTTCTATGAGATTCATTATCAGATTGATGCCCCCGGAACTTTCTGTATCGATTCAGCCATCACCGGCGACCCCTCATTTGACTGGGCTTTCGGCGATGACCAGGGAGCCGATATCCCTTACCATTTTGAAAGCGACGGACCGATCTGCTTTGAAGTGAAAGACCCGGCTCTTGATGTCAGACAGCATAATTCGGAACTACTCCCGATAGAATATGCCCTGGAGCAGAACCATCCCAACCCGTTTAATCCCAGCACCGTGATTGAATTCGCGCTTCCCAAAGCCTCCATGACCAACCTGAGCATTTTCAATATCCTCGGTCAGAGGATAGCGACTCTGGTGGACAAGGAGCTCCCCGCCGGTTTCTATCAGGTCACCTGGGACGGCACCTCCGATAACGGCTCAGTGGTTGCCACCGGTATCTATTTCTACCGTATAGAAGCGGAGAAATTCCAGAGCACCAAGAAGCTGATGCTTCTTAAGTAA
- a CDS encoding alpha-amylase family protein, whose product MLGVTDNKFVIGKETYYPFSVEMHYFRIDKKYWSICFERIKRAGFRIISSAVPWNLHQDANKHIDFSGFSDPRKDLIVFLELAREFGFKVILRPGPIIGGQWPNGGLPQFLFNDFKIYARDAKGQELRLNDDAGVPGGFLPSYLHTTFQHYLRNYFKALVETTRNYIHPRGPVFMVELDYETSFGRYLDPGSADFNPDMLAKHYPGFLASRYEDIKKLNQLYKEKAESFDKVEPPRNFSRLETKELPKVFDWFRFREYILKTYLATLQEIFKSYTVSPLFFRSLYFRPGDILPAFDLSSKEYEPMLGVNVLPEGSYFDLVQKGRYLKGEYQFAWASSYISGAPATEKELQAAPRHYPDGLRKFYLVAGLVSGFKGFNHYMFVDRDHWYGAPLAKDGTISSGYEVIRQFNASILSAKIHELENARKICVVGNRHYQWIRLLDSPQQFEYIERLLSDSIAGICRDLMRLKLEYDVSETMDPEHLSKYDLVILPTAEFLPEAMQTAIVELVKRGVNVIACGLMPRFDENFHDCLVLSRHMRIKTALNYGVDQIKLKHTQFTAAVYGHILTTDSKAKKIATASKKNVGVASSRYKGTFYLFSFNIGSDGDHNKLGFIESLLAENDLSSLLYCSDPSVDLSVQRAEKRVVLYVVAPPPGELSALANTASREVIIRVDLRKLGIASAKIKMVDLLSGENPQAQKLSSETLRKGMPVKLDFPDGKIYLLEPK is encoded by the coding sequence ATGTTAGGTGTCACAGATAACAAGTTCGTCATAGGTAAAGAAACTTATTATCCCTTCTCGGTGGAGATGCATTATTTCCGTATTGATAAGAAATACTGGTCGATCTGCTTTGAAAGAATTAAAAGGGCCGGTTTCCGGATTATCTCCTCGGCCGTCCCCTGGAATCTTCATCAGGATGCCAACAAGCATATTGATTTTTCCGGATTCAGCGACCCGCGCAAGGACCTGATAGTCTTTCTGGAGTTAGCGCGGGAATTCGGTTTCAAAGTAATCCTCCGACCGGGACCGATAATCGGCGGGCAGTGGCCTAATGGCGGGTTGCCGCAGTTTCTTTTTAATGATTTCAAGATTTATGCTCGTGATGCCAAAGGTCAGGAATTGCGGTTGAATGATGATGCCGGCGTTCCCGGCGGTTTCCTGCCCAGTTATCTGCATACCACCTTTCAGCACTACCTGCGCAACTACTTCAAAGCGCTGGTTGAGACTACCCGGAATTATATACATCCCCGGGGCCCGGTCTTCATGGTCGAGCTCGACTACGAAACCTCTTTTGGGCGGTATCTCGACCCGGGGTCGGCCGATTTCAATCCCGATATGCTTGCCAAGCATTATCCCGGATTTCTGGCATCCCGTTATGAGGATATCAAGAAATTGAACCAGTTATATAAGGAAAAAGCGGAGAGTTTTGATAAAGTGGAACCGCCCCGCAATTTTTCCCGTCTCGAGACCAAGGAACTTCCCAAGGTATTCGACTGGTTCCGCTTCCGGGAATATATTCTCAAGACCTACCTTGCCACCCTGCAGGAGATTTTCAAATCCTACACCGTGTCGCCTCTCTTTTTCCGTTCGCTTTACTTTCGCCCCGGCGATATTCTACCGGCTTTTGACCTCTCTTCCAAAGAATATGAGCCGATGCTCGGAGTCAATGTTCTTCCCGAAGGGAGTTATTTCGACCTGGTCCAGAAGGGGCGTTATCTTAAGGGAGAGTACCAATTCGCCTGGGCGTCATCGTACATTTCCGGGGCTCCGGCCACTGAAAAAGAACTGCAGGCGGCGCCGCGGCATTATCCCGATGGTCTCCGCAAATTCTACCTCGTGGCGGGGCTGGTTTCCGGCTTTAAGGGGTTCAATCATTATATGTTTGTTGACCGCGACCACTGGTATGGCGCGCCGCTTGCCAAGGATGGCACTATCTCCAGCGGGTATGAGGTCATCCGGCAATTCAATGCCTCTATTTTGAGCGCCAAGATTCATGAGCTCGAAAACGCCCGAAAAATCTGCGTGGTAGGAAACCGCCATTACCAATGGATTCGGCTGCTGGACAGCCCCCAGCAATTCGAGTATATCGAGCGGCTGTTGAGCGACTCTATCGCCGGCATCTGCCGCGATTTGATGCGCCTGAAACTGGAGTATGATGTCAGTGAGACTATGGACCCGGAACATCTCAGCAAGTACGACCTGGTGATACTACCGACCGCTGAATTTTTGCCGGAGGCGATGCAGACCGCGATTGTGGAGCTGGTCAAGAGGGGAGTCAATGTCATTGCCTGCGGACTGATGCCCCGTTTCGATGAAAATTTCCATGACTGCCTGGTGCTGAGCCGTCATATGAGAATCAAAACCGCCCTCAATTACGGGGTGGACCAGATAAAACTGAAACATACCCAATTTACCGCGGCCGTTTATGGACATATATTGACCACCGATTCCAAAGCCAAGAAAATAGCCACCGCCAGCAAGAAGAATGTGGGCGTAGCCTCTTCCCGATATAAAGGGACATTCTATCTCTTCTCTTTCAATATCGGCTCGGATGGTGACCATAACAAATTGGGTTTTATCGAGTCGCTTCTGGCCGAGAACGACCTTTCTTCCCTGCTCTACTGCTCCGACCCATCGGTTGACCTCTCGGTGCAGCGCGCCGAGAAGCGGGTGGTTCTCTATGTCGTAGCCCCTCCCCCCGGGGAACTCTCCGCTCTTGCCAATACAGCCAGCCGCGAAGTGATAATCCGGGTTGACCTGCGAAAACTGGGAATCGCCTCCGCTAAAATCAAAATGGTTGACCTCCTCTCCGGCGAAAATCCACAGGCGCAGAAACTTTCTTCGGAGACTCTTCGCAAAGGGATGCCGGTGAAGCTTGATTTTCCCGATGGAAAAATCTATCTGCTGGAGCCTAAATAG